Genomic segment of Oscillospiraceae bacterium:
AATACCGAGCATGGCATTACGCCGAAGACGGTCGTTAAGAGTGTACGCAAGTTGCTGGAAATTTCAAAACCCGCCGGCACAGAACAAGTGCGCACCGATAACGACATGACACGCGAAGAAAAGTTGACAATGATTGCGCAACTGGAAAAAGACATGAAAGCGGCGGCGAAGATGATGGAATTCGAGTATGCGGCGGTGTTGCGAGATAGGATTGTGGAATTGAGCGGCGGGAAATAGGATATGATGCTATTTACAGAGCAAATCAACCATTGGGATGATTGGTGGAATACATTTCAATCTATTTCAGCATTTACACCGCTGATAACGCACATTATGCAAAAAGAAAATTTGCCCATTGCAAAAATCGAAAACGTGACGCCCGGCACGAATGCGGTGTTCAAGGTTGGCGACTATATTGCCAAGATTTTTGCGCCACCGGAGCTGTACGAAGATATAAGTGACGGGTATGGCACAGAGTTCAACGTCGAATTATTCGGCATGAAATGGGCGAATGCACATGGTGTGCCGTCGCCAAAGCTGATTGCCGACGGGGTGGTAGTGGATAAATATCACTTCCGCTACATGATTATGGAATATGTCCGCGGCAAGGAGCTTAGTAAAATTGAGGGTGACTTGAGTTATGAGAATAAAGTGACAATTGGGCGAAACATGCGCAAAATTACCAACCAACTGAACTTGCCGTGTGAAAACTTTACACCCATTGACGTAATAGAGTATGCTATCAACAACGATGAGTGGGAAGATGAGGGTTTCCCAGAATCGTTTCGGGCGGAGTTGTTGACGTACCTTAAAGGTTTTCATATGGGGCAGAAAGTATATTGTCACGGGGATTTGCATGGTGATAATATCTTGGTTGACGAGAATATGAACGTGTCGATTGTTGACTTTGCCGATGCAATGTATGCGCCGGTGGAGTATGAGCAGGTCTATATTGTAAGCGGGTTGTTCGAGTTTCAGCGGCCGTATATGGAAGGCTATTTCGGCGGGGACTATGCTGTTGAGGAGATTTTAGATTTGTGTATGACTTGGTTGCCGATTCACGCTTGGGCGCATAGTATCTTAGCGCACAACATCGGGCCGGCGACGGAGGTTACGTCGTTTGCTGTGATGCGAGAGCGGTTAAGTGATTTGATAACGCGAGGAAAGGCAGGAGAAAACCACCCATGAATATACTAGCCATCGGTTGCCATCCCGACGACTTAGAAGTTGGTTGCGGTGGCACAATCGCCCGTTACGCGCGAGAAGGGCATAAAGTTTTTATGTGCCATGTGGCGAACGGCAATATGGGGCATAAAGTCATTATGCCGGAAGAGTTGGCGGCAATGCGCAAAAAAGAGGCGCAAGAGTCGGCAAAAATGCTGGGCGCGGAGGCGATTGCATTGGACGTGGGCGATTTA
This window contains:
- a CDS encoding aminoglycoside phosphotransferase family protein, yielding MMLFTEQINHWDDWWNTFQSISAFTPLITHIMQKENLPIAKIENVTPGTNAVFKVGDYIAKIFAPPELYEDISDGYGTEFNVELFGMKWANAHGVPSPKLIADGVVVDKYHFRYMIMEYVRGKELSKIEGDLSYENKVTIGRNMRKITNQLNLPCENFTPIDVIEYAINNDEWEDEGFPESFRAELLTYLKGFHMGQKVYCHGDLHGDNILVDENMNVSIVDFADAMYAPVEYEQVYIVSGLFEFQRPYMEGYFGGDYAVEEILDLCMTWLPIHAWAHSILAHNIGPATEVTSFAVMRERLSDLITRGKAGENHP